The following are encoded together in the Salvia hispanica cultivar TCC Black 2014 chromosome 6, UniMelb_Shisp_WGS_1.0, whole genome shotgun sequence genome:
- the LOC125195722 gene encoding pentatricopeptide repeat-containing protein At4g32430, mitochondrial has protein sequence MKNIILIPQLQILQKQFIHRPICFNTFSSYSYYHAQHMLDEMPQRPNVPVYRFMLNLMNQNRRCEALYVFKKHLRTDISGVNEVVLALASKACVGHPRIGRQTHGFAVVSGFIASVSVCNSLMNMYCKSSNLRTALCIFVNLKNPDSVSYNTVLSGFEDNKSALLFARGMHSSGIAFDSRTFTSALAHCADGEEFDLGFQLHCLVSKLGLEAENFTGNALITLYSKCGKVEDAKRVFNEMPHKDLVSWNAILSGYAQEGSNGLGCIKGFVEMVMEGFRLDHVSFTSVVAACGHERNLEFGKQVHALSVKRGYGDHVKVCNVLMSMYSKCEAVGDAVSVFENIVDRNVVSWTTMISIDEEHAMNLFKEMIQDEVWPNDVTFIGLIHAITKHNMMREGLMVHAFCMKSNFLSETSVANSFITMYGKFQIIEDCIKVFELIDERDIISWNALISAYSLNGMYQEALQVFSSASKELTPNPYTFGAVLHAIASSESISLRQGQRCHGFLKKLGLDIDPIVSGALLDMYAKRGSIFESEKIFSELTEKNQVAWTAIISAYSRHGDYEKVMKYFKEMEMEGVKPDSITFLSILTACSRNGMVDVGREVFDSMICGHSVEPSAEHYSCIVDMLGRAGKLKEAEDLLSQIPGGPGVSVLQSLLGACRIYGDVEMATRVADTLIEMEPDESGSYVLMSNLFAEKGKWEKVAKIRIMMRQRKVIKEVGFSWADVGNIESSLGLHGFSSGDKSHRRSKEIYEMADLLGSEMKRRARCYEICI, from the coding sequence AtgaagaatataattttaatcccTCAACTTCAAATCCTTCAGAAACAATTCATACACCGCCCAATATGTTTCAATACGTTCTCCTCATATTCATATTACCACGCTCAACACATGCTTGATGAAATGCCACAACGACCAAATGTCCCTGTTTACCGGTTCATGctcaatctcatgaaccaaaacCGCAGGTGCGAAgcactttatgtttttaagAAACATCTGCGGACGGATATTTCGGGAGTTAATGAAGTTGTGCTAGCGCTTGCTTCAAAGGCTTGCGTTGGGCACCCAAGAATTGGACGTCAGACCCATGGTTTTGCTGTGGTTTCTGGCTTTATTGCCAGTGTTTCTGTATGTAATTCTTTGATGAACATGTACTGCAAGTCGTCGAATTTGAGGACGGCTTTGtgtatttttgtgaatttgaaGAACCCTGATAGTGTTTCTTACAATACAGTGCTATCGGGGTTTGAAGACAATAAAAGTGCACTCCTTTTTGCTCGCGGGATGCATTCATCTGGGATTGCTTTTGATTCGAGAACTTTTACTAGTGCCCTTGCCCATTGTGCAGATGGCGAGGAGTTTGATCTCGGGTTTCAGTTGCATTGTCTTGTTTCTAAGTTAGGTTTGGAGGCAGAGAATTTTACTGGGAATGCACTAATTACATTGTATTCGAAATGTGGAAAAGTTGAGGATGCTAAAAGAGTGTTCAATGAAATGCCACACAAAGATTTGGTTTCATGGAATGCTATTCTCTCCGGCTATGCTCAGGAGGGCAGTAATGGATTGGGATGCATTAAGGGATTTGTTGAAATGGTGATGGAAGGGTTCAGGCTTGATCATGTCTCGTTTACTAGTGTGGTTGCAGCTTGTGGTCATGAGAGGAACCTCGAGTTTGGTAAGCAGGTGCATGCTTTGTCAGTGAAAAGAGGATATGGGGATCATGTCAAGGTTTGTAATGTTCTCATGTCTATGTATTCGAAATGTGAAGCTGTTGGAGATGCAGTATCTGTCtttgaaaatattgttgaCCGTAATGTAGTGTCTTGGACAACAATGATCTCTATAGATGAAGAGCATgctatgaatttatttaaggAGATGATACAAGATGAAGTATGGCCGAATGACGTTACGTTCATTGGATTGATTCATGCAATAACAAAACACAATATGATGCGAGAAGGCCTAATGGTGCATGCCTTCTGTATGAAGTCGAACTTCCTTTCAGAAACTAGTGTGGCAAATAGTTTCATTACCATGTATGGCAAGTTTCAGATAATAGAAGACTGCATTAAGGTGTTTGAGCTGATTGATGAAAGGGATATCATATCGTGGAATGCTCTTATTTCTGCTTATTCCCTGAATGGCATGTATCAGGAAGCTTTACAAGTATTCTCGTCAGCTTCCAAAGAATTAACACCTAATCCTTATACATTTGGTGCTGTCTTACATGCAATAGCTTCATCTGAATCGATTTCTCTTAGGCAGGGCCAACGATGCCATGGATTCTTGAAGAAACTCGGATTGGACATTGATCCAATTGTCTCTGGTGCACTTCTTGACATGTATGCAAAACGGGGTAGCATTTTTGAATCCGAGAAGATATTTTCTGAGTTGACAGAGAAAAACCAAGTTGCTTGGACAGCTATAATCTCTGCATACTCAAGGCACGGGGACTATGAAAAAGTGATGAAGTATTTTAAGGAAATGGAGATGGAAGGCGTAAAGCCTGactccattacatttctttcCATTTTGACAGCATGCAGTCGCAATGGGATGGTTGATGTAGGACGTGAAGTTTTCGATTCAATGATTTGTGGTCATTCTGTAGAACCATCAGCCGAGCATTATTCTTGTATTGTGGATATGTTGGGTCGGGCAGGGAAGCTGAAGGAAGCTGAAGATCTTCTGAGCCAGATCCCTGGAGGGCCTGGAGTATCTGTCCTACAGAGCCTTCTTGGGGCTTGTAGAATTTATGGAGATGTAGAGATGGCAACTAGGGTTGCTGATACTTTGATTGAAATGGAGCCTGATGAATCGGGTTCATACGTTCTTATGTCTAACTTGTTTGCTGAGAAGGGGAAGTGGGAAAAGGTTGCGAAAATTAGGATAATGATGAGACAGAGAAAAGTCATCAAAGAAGTAGGATTTAGTTGGGCAGATGTTGGAAACATTGAGAGCTCACTAGGTTTGCATGGATTTTCATCTGGAGACAAGTCACATCGTCGGTCGAAAGAAATCTATGAAATGGCTGACTTGTTGGGATCAGAGATGAAACGAAGAGCAAGATGCTATGAGATTTGCATATAA
- the LOC125191952 gene encoding high mobility group B protein 15-like: MTVEQGDDGGGGAQASSTYHSYPPPLAAYEDVVCSRDLFMDSLRKLHISMGTKFMIPIVGGRDLDLHRLFVEVTSRGGIAKILKEKKWKEVTAVFNFPSSATNASFILRKYYVSLLYHYEQIYFFKAKCWSPAPTDAMQTLPPITPPPLGFHEYVPSVSQRTHAAASPLLKAKAETLIPQVSLTPSAAGSSVCGVIDGKFESGYLITVKIGMEEFKGVLYQVPNSENQMLQTHINNPSLKSGAPRRKRRKKSEIRKRDPAHPKPNRSGYNFFFAEQHARLKPHYHGKDREISRIIGESWNKLQEPERAIYQEKALRDKERYKMEMEVYRERLRTGQITTSAAAAPLGHAPAPQVAFAPSASACNEVSSDKSNMEGFESGGDKDSEECSQAEAQLKNVDVEVVADGGFDLERRVDGEEKSSDEGKMLCEGGISVPVEGIEQEAPSFGNDDSVAGL, translated from the exons ATGACAGTTGAGCAAGGTGATGATGGAGGTGGAGGCGCTCAGGCATCTTCCACTTATCATTCATATCCACCTCCATTGGCTGCATATGAGGATGTTGTTTGCTCTCGTGACCTTTTCATGGATTCTTTGAGGAAGCTCCATATTTCTATGGGAACTAAGTTCAT GATCCCAATTGTAGGGGGCAGGGACTTGGACTTGCATCGCCTCTTTGTAGAAGTTACTTCCCGTGGTGGCATTGCAAAG ATTTTGAAGGAAAAGAAGTGGAAAGAAGTCACTGCAGTTTTCAACTTTCCATCCTCAGCTACTAACGCTTCTTTCATACTTCGCAAGTATTATGTTTCACTGCTTTATCACTACGAACAGATCTACTTCTTTAAGGCAAAATGTTGGTCTCCTGCGCCTACTG ATGCTATGCAAACTTTGCCTCCGATCACACCTCCTCCCCTTGGATTCCACGAGTATGTGCCTTCAGTGTCACAACGAACGCATGCTGCTGCTTCACCACTACTTAAAGCAAAAGCTGAAACATTGATTCCTCAAG TATCATTAACACCATCAGCAGCTGGCTCTTCTGTCTGTGGCGTGATTGATGGCAAATTCGAGAGTGGATATCTCATCACCGTGAAAATCGGAATGGAGGAGTTCAAGGGAGTTCTCTATCAAGTCCCAAACAGTGAGAATCAAATGCTTCAAACACACATCAACAATCCATCACTAAAGTCAGGAGCTCCACGCCGCAAACGGAGGAAGAAATCTGAGATTAGAAAGAGGGATCCCGCCCACCCGAAGCCCAACAGGAGCGGCTACAACTTCTTCTTCGCAGAGCAGCACGCTAGGCTCAAACCACACTACCATGGCAAGGACAGAGAGATAAGTAGGATCATCGGTGAATCATGGAATAAACTGCAAGAACCTGAACGAGCG ATTTATCAAGAAAAGGCGCTGAGAGACAAGGAGCGGTACAAGATGGAGATGGAAGTGTATCGGGAGAGGCTAAGAACCGGGCAGATCACGACAAGCGCAGCAGCAGCACCCTTGGGTCATGCCCCCGCGCCCCAAGTGGCATTCGCCCCCTCTGCCTCTGCATGCAACGAGGTGAGTTCGGATAAGAGCAACATGGAAGGGTTTGAGAGCGGTGGGGACAAGGACTCGGAGGAGTGCTCACAGGCGGAAGCGCAGCTGAAGAATGTGGACGTTGAGGTTGTGGCGGATGGTGGTTTCGATCTGGAGAGGAGGGTGGACGGGGAGGAGAAGAGCTCGGATGAAGGCAAGATGTTGTGTGAAGGTGGGATATCAGTTCCTGTTGAAGGGATAGAACAGGAGGCACCTAGTTTTGGTAATGATGACTCAGTTGCAGGATTATAG